In Synechococcus sp. RS9909, one genomic interval encodes:
- a CDS encoding photosystem I reaction center subunit II PsaD, with protein sequence MTATALNGQLPQFIGSTGGLLNAAETEEKYAITWTSASAQAFELPTGGAAMMHEGENLMYFARKEQCLALGTQLRTKFKPRIEDYKIYRIFPGGDTEFLHPKDGVFPEKVNDGRTMVGHNPRRIGANPDPSTLKFSGRNTFDA encoded by the coding sequence ATGACAGCAACGGCGTTGAACGGTCAGCTCCCCCAGTTCATCGGCAGCACCGGTGGACTTCTGAACGCCGCGGAGACGGAAGAGAAGTACGCCATCACCTGGACCAGCGCCTCTGCTCAGGCTTTTGAACTGCCCACCGGTGGTGCCGCCATGATGCATGAAGGCGAAAACCTCATGTATTTCGCTCGCAAGGAGCAGTGCCTCGCCCTCGGCACCCAGCTGCGCACCAAGTTCAAGCCCCGGATCGAGGACTACAAGATCTATCGGATTTTCCCGGGTGGAGACACCGAATTCCTGCATCCCAAGGATGGTGTGTTCCCTGAGAAAGTGAATGACGGTCGCACCATGGTGGGCCACAACCCCCGACGAATCGGCGCCAATCCCGACCCTTCCACGCTCAAGTTCAGCGGACGCAACACCTTCGACGCCTGA